One window of the Trifolium pratense cultivar HEN17-A07 linkage group LG2, ARS_RC_1.1, whole genome shotgun sequence genome contains the following:
- the LOC123908274 gene encoding uncharacterized protein LOC123908274: MGRSNVLLHLRRTAKGAETSTGLISKYLGREAGTQQPADLKTKSGGSTGKRAVLNSSYSCLWVPHPRTGIYFPVGHDWVMEDVPEDAATFPETCCFRNE; the protein is encoded by the exons ATGGGCAGATCCAACGTGTTGCTGCATCTCAG GAGAACAGCTAAGGGAGCGGAGACTAGTACTGGACTGATCAGCAAATACTTAGGAAGAGAAGCTGGGACGCAGCAGCCGGCTGATCTAAAGACAAAGAGTGGTGGTAGTACAGGGAAGAGGGCAGTACTGAATTCATCATATTCATGCTTGTGGGTTCCACACCCAAGGACTGGAATTTACTTCCCTGTTGGCCATGACTGGGTAATGGAAGATGTTCCTGAGGATGCTGCCACCTTCCCCGAGACCTGTTGCTTCAGAAACGAATGA
- the LOC123908273 gene encoding pentatricopeptide repeat-containing protein At5g02860, producing MEMVGNTSLPLLLPNPPPSPPSTSKPFSITTHLINNDFNSSTSSHSRNRISISKSSDPNSGKPWNNHNLSSTGKNILNTLLNSSSSSFDDSIHLDLILGPLFTQPHPQPTILSRDILAIIKALGFTKKTELAFAVFDWVRNRQGSTNLLTASSIAVIVKILGKAGRVSSAASLLHTLQTDGFQIDVYAYTCLITAYASNGRYNDAISVFHKMQRDGCTPTLITYNSILNVYGKMGMPWSRVTSLVHSMKTNGIAPDLYTYNTLITCCRRGSLYEEAVNVFHHIKSAGFVPDRVTYNALLDVFAKSRLPEEAMQVLKDMESSGFSPTIVTFNSLISAHVRGGLLEEASHLKIQMAEKGIKPDVFTYSTLLSGFVEAGKDDFAFKVYEEMKVAGCKPNICTFNTLIKMHGNRGKFVEMMKVFEDIKECGCSPDIVTWNTLLAVFGQNQMDSEVAGVFKEMKRSGFVPERDTFNTLISAYSRCGSFDQAMAVYKSMLEAGVSPDLSTYNAVLAALARGGFWEQSEKIIAEMKYRHCKPNELTYSSLLHAYANGKEIDRMKALGEEIYDGSIETHPVLLKTLVLVCSKSDLLKETERAFSELRKIGITPDLTTLNAMISIYGRKQVVSKANEILDFIYENGFTPSLTTYNSLMYMYSRSEKFQKPEEILRMILKKGMKPDKISYNTVIYAYCKNGRMKEAVRIFSEMKDSALVPNVVTYNIFVANYAADSLFVEAIDVIRYMIKQGCKPDQNTYNSIVDWYCKHKRQEEANSFVKNLGNIDPHVSKEEKSRLLKRMTRGLR from the coding sequence aTGGAAATGGTAGGAAACACGTCACTTCCTTTACTTCTCCCAAACCCACCACCCTCTCCTCCTTCTACTTCGAAACCATTCTCAATTACAACACATCTCATTAACAACGATTTCAATTCTTCTACTTCTTCACACTCCCGTAACCGTATCTCCATCAGCAAGTCCTCCGACCCCAACTCCGGCAAGCCATGGAACAATCATAACCTTTCTTCTACAGGTAAGAATATTCTAAATACTTTACtaaactcttcttcttcttctttcgaTGATTCAATTCACCTCGACCTTATTTTGGGTCCCCTTTTCACCCAACCTCATCCACAACCCACAATTTTGTCTCGTGATATTCTCGCTATTATCAAGGCTTTAGGCTTTACTAAAAAAACTGAACTTGCTTTCGCCGTTTTTGATTGGGTTCGCAACCGCCAAGGTTCTACTAATCTTTTGACCGCTTCTTCAATTGCCGTTATAGTTAAAATTCTAGGCAAAGCTGGTCGTGTCTCTTCAGCTGCATCGTTGCTTCACACTCTCCAAACCGATGGTTTTCAGATTGATGTTTATGCTTATACTTGTTTGATAACTGCTTATGCAAGTAATGGTAGGTACAACGATGCTATTTCTGTGTTTCATAAGATGCAACGAGATGGTTGCACTCCTACTCTCATtacttacaattccattttgaATGTTTATGGTAAAATGGGTATGCCTTGGTCTCGTGTTACTTCACTTGTTCATTCTATGAAAACAAATGGAATTGCTCCTGATTTGTACACTTACAATACCCTTATTACTTGTTGTCGCCGGGGTTCTCTCTACGAAGAAGCTGTTAATGTGTTTCACCATATTAAGTCCGCTGGATTTGTCCCTGACAGGGTTACATATAATGCATTATTAGATGTTTTTGCAAAGTCTAGACTCCCCGAAGAGGCTATGCAGGTTCTTAAAGACATGGAAAGTAGCGGCTTCTCTCCAACTATTGTTACTTTCAATTCATTGATATCCGCTCATGTTAGAGGTGGTTTGTTGGAGGAAGCATCACACCTTAAAATTCAGATGGCGGAGAAAGGGATTAAGCCTGATGTTTTTACCTACTCCACACTTTTATCCGGGTTTGTGGAGGCTGGGAAAGATGATTTTGCTTTTAAAGTCTATGAAGAAATGAAAGTGGCCGGATGCAAACCAAATATTTGCACCTTTAATACCCTTATCAAGATGCACGGTAATCGTGGGAAGTTTGTGGAAATGATGAAAGTTTTTGAGGATATAAAGGAATGTGGATGTTCTCCCGATATTGTTACTTGGAACACCCTTTTGGCCGTGTTTGGACAGAATCAAATGGACTCCGAAGTAGCAGGAGTATTTAAAGAGATGAAGAGGTCGGGGTTTGTGCCTGAGAGGGACACATTCAATACTCTAATTAGTGCATACAGCAGATGCGGTTCATTCGATCAAGCAATGGCTGTTTATAAAAGCATGCTGGAAGCTGGAGTGTCTCCTGATCTCTCTACTTACAACGCTGTTTTAGCCGCCTTGGCTCGAGGAGGGTTTTGGGAACAATCTGAGAAAATTATTGCTGAAATGAAGTATCGTCATTgtaaacctaatgagttaacATATTCTTCTCTACTTCATGCATATGCTAATGGTAAGGAGATTGATAGGATGAAAGCACTTGGTGAGGAGATTTACGATGGCTCTATCGAAACACACCCGGTTCTGTTGAAGACCCTTGTTCTAGTATGTAGCAAGAGTGACCTCCTAAAGGAAACAGAACGTGCTTTTTCTGAATTAAGGAAAATTGGAATTACACCCGACCTAACTACTCTGAATGCAATGATTTCAATATATGGGAGGAAGCAGGTGGTGTCCAAGGCCAATGAGATTTTGGACTTCATATATGAGAATGGTTTTACTCCAAGTTTGACCACATATAATAGCTTGATGTATATGTACAGCCGTTCTGAGAAGTTCCAAAAACCAGAAGAAATCTTGAGGATGATTCTGAAGAAAGGTATGAAACCagataaaatttcatataatacTGTTATTTATGCATATTGCAAAAATGGTAGGATGAAGGAGGCTGTGAGGATATTTTCCGAAATGAAAGATTCTGCACTTGTTCCAAATGTTGTAACTTACAACATATTCGTTGCAAATTATGCTGCTGACTCATTGTTTGTTGAGGCGATTGATGTTATTCGATACATGATCAAGCAGGGATGTAAGCCAGACCAGAATACTTATAACTCCATTGTAGATTGGTATTGTAAGCACAAACGGCAAGAGGAGGCAAACAGTTTTGTGAAAAACCTTGGCAATATTGACCCACATGTTTCCAAGGAGGAGAAAAGTAGGTTATTGAAGAGAATGACAAGGGGATTGCGATGA